Part of the Roseomonas aeriglobus genome is shown below.
CCGTTTCCTTCCGTCTGGCGGACGCCGTCGATCGAACCGATCGGATCCTGCCGTGACGAAGGAAATACTGTTCCCCGCCTTCGCGATAAACCGGCGGACGAAAAACGCACTGTTATTGATGCCAGAAACAATCCGGTCAGAGGTAGGGCTGCATCGTGGTTTCGACCCAGACCAGAAACGCGCGCATCTTGGCCGACAGATTGCGGCGGTGGGCCACCACGAACCAGACCGGCAACGGTTCCGGCGGATAGGCAGACAGGATTTCGACCATCTCGCCACTGTCGAAGAGCGGCTGCATCGCTGCGAGACCCGCCTGGATCAGCCCGATGCCCGCCAGCCCGGCGGCATGATACGTCTGGACATTGTTGACGCTGACGTCACCCGGCAGGCCGAGGGTCGCATAGCCGTCGCCGTCGGGATATTCCCAACCGAAGCTCCTCGTCCCCAGAGCTGGTGCATAATGCACGATCCGATGGCCCTGACGGACGAGATCGTCCGGCGTCAGGGGTGTGCCATATCGCGCGAGATAGGCGGGACTGGCGGCGTTCACCATGCGCAGCGCGCCGAGCGGCCGTGCGATCAGATTGTCGTCGCCGATCGTCCCGACCCGCAACACGCCATCGAACCCTTCCTGCACGATATCGACGCGCCGATCGGTGCTGGATATTTCAAGTTCCAGTCCGGGATGGGCGGCGAGCAGCGCCGGCAGCGCCGGGATCAGCATCGCGCGGGCCAGTTCGGTCGGCACATCGACGCGCAACCGGCCGCGCACCGTGCCGCCGTGCTGCGTGAACATGGCGTCCAGACCTTCCGCCTCGGCGAGCAATTCCATGGCACGCGCATGGAAAGCGCGACCGTCGTCGGTCAGATGAACCGCACGCGTGGTGCGATGGAGCAACCGGACGCCGACCGTCGCTTCCAGGTCACGCACCGCGGTGGACACACGCCCCTTGTGCATTCCGAGGCTTTCGGCGGCCCTGGTGAAGCTCGCCATATCGGCGACGCGGGCGAAGATGATGAGCGGGGTCAGATCGCGCATCACGCCAGTCTAAGGCAATCCCGCGGCGTGGCCATGTTCCGATCATCCCGGGCACCGGCCTGGGGCGCGGCGTTGCACGGCGACGACGCTTCGGGGCGCCGGCCACGGTGTCGACCTGTTGCGCGACGAGACGGGGCCGGCGTAGAATCCGTCCGTGCTGGATTCCCGTCTGAGATATGCGGTGGCCGTGGCCCGCGTCGGGTCTTTCTCGGGTGCGTCCAAGGCGGTCGGGGTTACGCAGTCGGCGATCACCAAGAGCGTCGCCGATCTGGAGCAGCAACTCGGCTTCGCGATCTTCAACCGGACGTCGCGCGGCGTGGCGATGACGCCGGAGGGTCGCGATTTCATCGACCGGGCGGCACGGCTGCTGGCGGATGCCGCAGACCTGTTCGGCGAGCGCGACCGGGGCGCCGACCCGTTCGCGGGGCAGCTTCGCATCGGCCTTTTCCCCGGATCGATCGACTGGCTGATGACGGGGCCGGCGATCGCGCTCCTGAAACGACATGCCGGCGTGCGCTTCGAAACCGTCTCCGGTAACAGCGAGCGGGCGGTGCAGTTGCTGTCGCGCGGTGACATCGACGTCGCATTCGGGCTGGAGGCCGCGTTTTCCGGCTGGCCGCAGTTCAAGTGCGATCGCATCGCGACGATCGAGATCCTTCCGTTCGTGCGCAGGGAGCACCCGATCCTGACAAGGCATTCGATCGACAAGCGGGCGCTGACGCAGTTCGATTTCGTCGTGCCGTCGTCGTCCGAACCCTATACGCCGATCATCCAGCAACTCTACGAGCAGGACGGTCAGCGCCCGGAGGATCGGGTGCACATGACCGACTATTTCCCGCTGGCGCGGCAGATCGTCGCCGCGACCGACACCGTCGGGCTGGTGGCCAAAGCCTTCACCGCCGGCCGCTGGTTCCGCGATGGGTTCGTCGCGCTGCCCGATACCGGACTGCTGGAGCCGCTGGTGCTGGCCTATGCCGCCCGCGCGCGCTGGCAGATCAAGCCGGCAGCGCGGGATCTGATCGCCCGCGTCCGCGAGGCCTGGACGCCGGCGCCGCGGAGCGAGGCGCCGGCGACGAACGGCTAGAAGTTCAGCGCGAACTCGCCGCCGATGACCCTCCCCTTGTTAAGCGGCGACAGGCTGGCGCCCGGTCCGCCGAACGCGACGGTGAGCGGCGTATCGCCACCATAAGTCACTTCGTTCAGCAAGTTGCGGGCGTAGGCCGAGAGGCGCCATTTGCGGCTCGCGGCGTTATAGGTGAGGCTCGCATCGAGCATGTCCGCAGCAGGCAGAAAGCCGACATTGTTGTCGGTGAACCGGGCGGTGTCGCGATGGGTGAAATCCACGCGTGCGGTCGCGCTCCCCAGCGCGCCCAGCGCCTGATCGTAGGTCAGCCCGGCGCCATAAGTCCAGGGTGACAGCCGCGGCAGCTTCAGGTCGCGATCGATGCCGTTGATGACGCCGTCGCCGCTGATGTCGAAGCGGACGTTGCGATACTGGCCGTGAACATAGCCGAGCTGCCCGGACAGGACGAGGTTGGGCAGGATGAAGAACTGACCCTCCGCCTCCACGCCCTGGATCGTCGCGTCGGCGGTGTTGCGGATCACCTGGCTGATGCCCAGCGGGCCGGGCAGGTTGATCTCGCGCTGGAGGTCCTTCATCCGGTTATGAAAGGCTGCCAGGTTCAGCCGGCTGCGTCCGAACTGCTTCTTCGTCCCGATCTCGAAACTGTCCTGGACCTCCTGATCGAAGGGGCCGGGCGGCACGCCAAGATCGGTGTTGCGCAGGTTATAGCCACCGCTGCGGAAGCCACGCGTATACAAGCCATAGACCTGCGTCTGGTCATCGGGCTTCCATTGCAGCCCGACCTTCGGTGTGAAGCTCTTCCAGTCGTTGCTGTCGACGAAGTTCGTCGCGCAGCGCAGCGTGTCGAGGTCGCAGCCGTCGGCACGCAGGGTCGAGATGCGCACGGCCTTGCGCTCCCAGCTATAGCGACCACCGAGATTGAACGTCAGCGTGTCCGCGAAATGCCAGTCGGCGGACGCAAAGATGCCCCATGTCGTCTGGTCCTGAGTCCCGCCCCCCGAAACGATGCGGCTGTTGCCGAGAAGGTTGCGCCGCTCGGCATAGGCCAGATCCTGTGTAAAATAATACAGGCCGGTCGTCACTTCCACAGAGCCGAACTTACCGGCATAGCGCAGCTCGTTACTGAGCTGTTTCTGAGCGATGTTGAAGAAACCGTTGAAGAATGACTGCGGCGTGCCATCGATGTCGGTCGCGGTTCTCGAGCGGAACTGGCGGTAGCCCGAGATGTTCGTGATGACACCGTCGCCAAAGCCGACATCGACATTGGTTTCGACGATCGCCTGGTTCCAGATCGCCTTGTAGAAGCCCGGAAAATCAATCGACAGCGCGAACGTGTCACGCGGGAGTACCGCGTGACTCTGGACCGGCGCCCCGTCTCCATCGACGTCGCCGTGTTCGTAGCGGATGTCCATGCGGAAATCGTCCCCGCCTTTGACGGAGAGCGCGGGGCGGACAATGATGTCGCGCGACCTGCCAAAACTCCGACCGTCGAAGCGATTACGGAACCAGCCGTCGTCGTCGCTGTAATAGACCGCCAGCTTGGCCGCCAGCACGTCGTCGATCAGCGGCCCCGTCACCATACCGCTGACGGTCTTCTTCAGGCCGGTCTCGACCGAAGCCTTGGCGTTGGCGCGGAACGTGAAGCTCGGACGTGTCGTACGCATCACCACCGCGCCGCCCGTCACGTTGCGGCCGAACAGCAGCCCCTGCGGTCCGCGCAACACCTCCACCCCCTCGAGGTCGAAGTTATCGAGCACGACGCCCGCGTTGATGCCCAGATAGATGCCGTCGACGAAGACGCCGACGGTGGGATCAATAGACGGGATGGTGCTGTTGATGCCGAGACCGCGAATGGTGAAATTGGCATATCCCGGCGCGGTCCCAACGCCGTCGAGCTGCACGTTGGGCACGTCGTAGCTGAGGCTCTGAAGGTTCTGGACGAACTTCGCGTCGAGCTGAGCCTCGCCGAACGCCGTCACCGCGACCGGCACGTTCTGCACGCTCTCCCCATAACCCTTCTTGGTGGCGGTCACGACGATGTCTTCGGACAGTGCTTCGGTGGCGCTCGATGCAGGCGCTGCGGTTCCCGCCGGTGCAGGCGTCCGGGCCGCCGGTGGCGCGGGAGCATCGGCCCCGGTCTGCGCAGGCGCTTGCCCCTGTGGTCCGGCTTCGGCGGCAGTCGGTGCCGGCGCCTCTTGCGCATGTGCCGGCCCTGCCGAAACCAAGGCGGCAGACGTCAGCAGCCAGTATTTCATAGCCCCTCTCCATATTGTCTGTATTTTTGTCGAGGCAGGATCACCTGCCTCGTGCGCGCCGTCCAATTCAATGCGCGGGCGATCTATTCCCTCGGCTCATGTCCTGGATCGTCGTCATGCCGTCCGCTGAACGGCGGTCAGGCTTTCGTTCATCGTGGTTGGGTGCTCGGCGTCGGTAAAGTCGGTGATCCCGGCCCAGTGACGCGCCACATCGTCGGGTGTGAAATCGGTCGTGCCACCGAAACGATGGCCGTGCGAACGCTCCCAGCGCAGCTTCGCGATATAGCCGGCACCGACCTCGAACAGGCCCTTGGTTTCCGCGCAGGCCTCATGTGCCAGCCAGCCGACCAGCGGGCTGATCGCTTCGGGTCGCAGACGATCGAGCAGTTCCTTCGGGAACACCGTCTCGGTCATCCGCGACGCCGCGATCGGCGCGATCGTGTTGACATGGATGTTTTTGGCTCGCCCCTCCTCCGCCAGCGCGTTGGCGAGGCCGACGATGCCGAGCTTCGCCGCCGCATAGTTCGCCTGGCCGAAATTGCCGTAGATGCCCGCCGCCGAGGTGGTCATCACGATCCGGCCATAGCCCTTCTCGCGCAGCACCGGCCACGCCGCCCGGGTGACGGCGCACGTGCCGTTCAGGTGGATGTCCTGCAGCAGCTCCCAGTCCTGATCGGTCATCTTGTGGAAGCTGACGTCGCGCAGGATGCCGGCGTTGTTGACGACGACATCGACCGTGCCGAACGCGTCGAGCGCGGTCGCGACGACACGCGCGCCATCGGTGACGGAATCGTGGTTCGCGACCGCCTCTCCCCCGGCGGCGCGGATTTCCTCCACCACCTTGTCGGCGGCGGCGGACGAACCTCCGCCGCCGGTTTGTCCCCCGCCCAGATCGTTGACGACGACGCGCGCACCCCGCGCGCCGAACATCAGCGCATGCTGGCGCCCCAGCCCGCCGCCCGCCCCGGTGACGATCACGACGCGGCCGTCGTAGCGAAGTTCTTCGGTCATGATCGTGCTCCCGTCAGCGGAACGCGCCGACGCCGGTCAGCGCGCGCGAGATGATGAGCTTCTGGATCTCGGTCGTGCCGTCGGGGATCGGGCAGATGATCGCCTCCCGCACCAGCCGCTCGACGATGAACTCGCGCGTCACGCCGTTGCCGCCGTGGATCTGGAGCGCGTCGCGGGTCACGCCGATCGCCATTTCGGTCGCATACCATTTGGCCATGGCGCATTCGGTTTCCGCACGGACGCCGGCATCGACCAGCGAGATCGCGCGGTGCGTCAGCAGCCGCGCGGCGTCGATCTGCGTCGCCATGGTGGCGAGCTTCTCGGCGATGAGCTGATGCCCGGCGATCTTGCGGCCATGCTGCGTGCGCTCCTTCGCGTAGGCGATCGCCTCGTCCAGCGCGCGACGGGCGATGCCGATGCTCCACATCGCCATGTGGCAGCGCGCGATCTCGAACACCTTCAGCGTGTTGCGCAGCCCGTCGCCGGGCTGGCCCAGCATGTTGCCGACCGGCACGCGGCAGTCGGTGAGGAAGATCTGCGCGGTCGACTGGCCGTTCAGCGCCATCTTCTCGATGTCGCGCACCTCGTACGGGCTTTCGGCGCGGTCGATCAGGATATGGCTGATCTCGTTTTCGCCGGTGCGGCAGGTGCAGACGAGCACGTCCGAATAGGCGCCGTTGGTGATCCACGTCTTCTCGCCGTTGATGACCCAATGGTCGCCGTCGCGCACCGCGCGCGTCTTCACGGCCGCCACGTCCGAGCCGACATCGGGTTCGGAAATGCCCATCGAGACGAACAGCTCGCCCGCGATCAGGCCGGGCAGGTAGCGCCGCTGGAGTTCGGGCGAGGCGCTGCGCCGGATCAGCTCGGCACCGACCGCGTTGATGAAGCCCGGAATGGCGACGTCGAGCGAGGAATAGACGATTTCCTCGAAGATCATGAGATGCGTCAGCCACCCCATGTCGAGGCCGCCCCATTCCTCGTCGTGCGGCGCCGCGATGTGGCCGAACCGGGTCAGCTCGCCGGTCCATCGCCGCATCAGGTCGCGCGGGATGAAGCCGGGGCCATGCGCGCGGATCTCGGGTTCGAGCTTGTCGTCGAGGAAGCGGCGGACGCTCTCGACGGCCATCCGCTGTTCGTCACCGGGCAGGAAATCCATGCTCTTCGCTCCCTATCGGCCGAGGACGGTGACCGCGACCACGGCCTCCTCCACCCCCAGCACCCCGCCGCCGTTCTGCGCGACCGCGATCCGGGCGCCGTCCACCTGCCGCGCGCCCGCCTCGCCGCGCAATTGCGCGACCAGTTCGTAGATCTGGCCGAGGCCGGTCGCGCCGATCGGGTGGCCCTTGCATTCGAGGCCACCCGACGGGTTCACCGGAATGCGGCCGCCGATGACGGTATCGCCGCGCTCCGCCGCGACGCCGCCCTCGCCGGGTGGCACGAGGCCCAGCGCCTCGATCTCGATGATCTCGCCCATCGCGGTCGCGTCGTGCACTTCCGCGACATCGACATCCGCCGGATCGACCCCCGCCGCCGCATAGGCGCGCGTGGCGGCGAGCCGGGTGACGTGCCGGTCGTAATCATACGGGCTGCGTTCCGAGCTCGTCTGCAACACCGAGGCGAGGATGCGGATCGCCCGCCCGCCGGAAGCGGTCAGCTTGCGCAGCCCGGCGGCGTTGCAGATCACCGCGGCCGCCGCCCCGTCGCTGATCGGCGAGCACATCGGCAGCGTCAGCGGAAAGACGATCGGCGGCGCCGCCAGCACCGCCTCCACGGTGTAGGGTATCCGGTACTGCGCCAGCGGGTTGCTGACCGAATGCATGTGGTTCTTCGCGGAGACCGCCGCGATCTGCGCCTGCGTCGAGCCGTAGGTCTTCATGTGCGCGCGCGACATCGCGGCATAGATGTCCATGAAGACGCTGTAGGGCTGCGTCGATACCGATCCCTCCGGCACGGCGACGCCTTCTCCCATCGCCAGCAGGATATCGCGGTTGCGCGCCGTCTCATGCACGTCCCACGCGCCGTCGAACGCGCTGAACATCAGCGCCTTGTCGGGCGAGCACATCTTTTCCGCGCCCAGCGCCAGCACGACATCGACCGCGCCCGAGCGGACATAGGCACTCGCCATGTGCACCGCGGTCGAGGCGGTGGCGCAGGCGTTCTCGACGTTGACGACGGGCACGCCCTGGATGCCGACCGCGCGCGCCACCAGCTCGCCGCGGATCATGTCCTGCCCTTCCATATGGCCCTGGACGCAATTGCCGAAGAACACCGCGTCGATATCCGCCGGCCCGCAGCCGGCATCGGCGAACGCCTGCGCCACGGCATCGCCCGACAGACCTTTCAGGCTGCGATCGAGCTGCTTGCCGAACTGCGTCATGCCGACGCCGGCGATGAAGATGTCGCTCATTGTCCCGTGAACTCCGGTTGGCGCTTTTCAGCGAAGGCCGTCAGCCCCTCCTGCAGGTCGTGCGAGGTGGCGTAGTCGGCGACGATCTCCAGTTCGCGGCGCAGGCCTTCCTCCAGCGAACAGCCGTCGGCGATCGCGGCCAGTTCCTTCATGCGTGCCAGCCCGAGCGAGCTCTTGGTGGCGAGCGTCTCGACCAAGGATTGCGCCGTCTCGACCAGCGCGTCGCCCGGCACGATCCGGCTCACCAGCCCCGCGCGCTCCATGTCCGCCGCGGGCAAG
Proteins encoded:
- a CDS encoding thiolase family protein yields the protein MSDIFIAGVGMTQFGKQLDRSLKGLSGDAVAQAFADAGCGPADIDAVFFGNCVQGHMEGQDMIRGELVARAVGIQGVPVVNVENACATASTAVHMASAYVRSGAVDVVLALGAEKMCSPDKALMFSAFDGAWDVHETARNRDILLAMGEGVAVPEGSVSTQPYSVFMDIYAAMSRAHMKTYGSTQAQIAAVSAKNHMHSVSNPLAQYRIPYTVEAVLAAPPIVFPLTLPMCSPISDGAAAAVICNAAGLRKLTASGGRAIRILASVLQTSSERSPYDYDRHVTRLAATRAYAAAGVDPADVDVAEVHDATAMGEIIEIEALGLVPPGEGGVAAERGDTVIGGRIPVNPSGGLECKGHPIGATGLGQIYELVAQLRGEAGARQVDGARIAVAQNGGGVLGVEEAVVAVTVLGR
- a CDS encoding SDR family oxidoreductase, encoding MTEELRYDGRVVIVTGAGGGLGRQHALMFGARGARVVVNDLGGGQTGGGGSSAAADKVVEEIRAAGGEAVANHDSVTDGARVVATALDAFGTVDVVVNNAGILRDVSFHKMTDQDWELLQDIHLNGTCAVTRAAWPVLREKGYGRIVMTTSAAGIYGNFGQANYAAAKLGIVGLANALAEEGRAKNIHVNTIAPIAASRMTETVFPKELLDRLRPEAISPLVGWLAHEACAETKGLFEVGAGYIAKLRWERSHGHRFGGTTDFTPDDVARHWAGITDFTDAEHPTTMNESLTAVQRTA
- a CDS encoding LysR family transcriptional regulator, translating into MRDLTPLIIFARVADMASFTRAAESLGMHKGRVSTAVRDLEATVGVRLLHRTTRAVHLTDDGRAFHARAMELLAEAEGLDAMFTQHGGTVRGRLRVDVPTELARAMLIPALPALLAAHPGLELEISSTDRRVDIVQEGFDGVLRVGTIGDDNLIARPLGALRMVNAASPAYLARYGTPLTPDDLVRQGHRIVHYAPALGTRSFGWEYPDGDGYATLGLPGDVSVNNVQTYHAAGLAGIGLIQAGLAAMQPLFDSGEMVEILSAYPPEPLPVWFVVAHRRNLSAKMRAFLVWVETTMQPYL
- a CDS encoding acyl-CoA/acyl-ACP dehydrogenase codes for the protein MDFLPGDEQRMAVESVRRFLDDKLEPEIRAHGPGFIPRDLMRRWTGELTRFGHIAAPHDEEWGGLDMGWLTHLMIFEEIVYSSLDVAIPGFINAVGAELIRRSASPELQRRYLPGLIAGELFVSMGISEPDVGSDVAAVKTRAVRDGDHWVINGEKTWITNGAYSDVLVCTCRTGENEISHILIDRAESPYEVRDIEKMALNGQSTAQIFLTDCRVPVGNMLGQPGDGLRNTLKVFEIARCHMAMWSIGIARRALDEAIAYAKERTQHGRKIAGHQLIAEKLATMATQIDAARLLTHRAISLVDAGVRAETECAMAKWYATEMAIGVTRDALQIHGGNGVTREFIVERLVREAIICPIPDGTTEIQKLIISRALTGVGAFR
- a CDS encoding LysR family transcriptional regulator, which translates into the protein MLDSRLRYAVAVARVGSFSGASKAVGVTQSAITKSVADLEQQLGFAIFNRTSRGVAMTPEGRDFIDRAARLLADAADLFGERDRGADPFAGQLRIGLFPGSIDWLMTGPAIALLKRHAGVRFETVSGNSERAVQLLSRGDIDVAFGLEAAFSGWPQFKCDRIATIEILPFVRREHPILTRHSIDKRALTQFDFVVPSSSEPYTPIIQQLYEQDGQRPEDRVHMTDYFPLARQIVAATDTVGLVAKAFTAGRWFRDGFVALPDTGLLEPLVLAYAARARWQIKPAARDLIARVREAWTPAPRSEAPATNG
- a CDS encoding TonB-dependent receptor, with protein sequence MKYWLLTSAALVSAGPAHAQEAPAPTAAEAGPQGQAPAQTGADAPAPPAARTPAPAGTAAPASSATEALSEDIVVTATKKGYGESVQNVPVAVTAFGEAQLDAKFVQNLQSLSYDVPNVQLDGVGTAPGYANFTIRGLGINSTIPSIDPTVGVFVDGIYLGINAGVVLDNFDLEGVEVLRGPQGLLFGRNVTGGAVVMRTTRPSFTFRANAKASVETGLKKTVSGMVTGPLIDDVLAAKLAVYYSDDDGWFRNRFDGRSFGRSRDIIVRPALSVKGGDDFRMDIRYEHGDVDGDGAPVQSHAVLPRDTFALSIDFPGFYKAIWNQAIVETNVDVGFGDGVITNISGYRQFRSRTATDIDGTPQSFFNGFFNIAQKQLSNELRYAGKFGSVEVTTGLYYFTQDLAYAERRNLLGNSRIVSGGGTQDQTTWGIFASADWHFADTLTFNLGGRYSWERKAVRISTLRADGCDLDTLRCATNFVDSNDWKSFTPKVGLQWKPDDQTQVYGLYTRGFRSGGYNLRNTDLGVPPGPFDQEVQDSFEIGTKKQFGRSRLNLAAFHNRMKDLQREINLPGPLGISQVIRNTADATIQGVEAEGQFFILPNLVLSGQLGYVHGQYRNVRFDISGDGVINGIDRDLKLPRLSPWTYGAGLTYDQALGALGSATARVDFTHRDTARFTDNNVGFLPAADMLDASLTYNAASRKWRLSAYARNLLNEVTYGGDTPLTVAFGGPGASLSPLNKGRVIGGEFALNF